The genomic DNA ttaAATGGACCATGTGCATTTGCACCCCCAAGGCCCCAACacatgtaaatattatttagtATGCAAGCATGACTTTGGGTAAGGACCATTGAAGTTCCATTAAGACTTAGAGAAGTAAAGCTTTTATTGAAGTTTCATAATGACTTACTCGTTTCTAGAGAGTCCACTAAATATTATTCGGTGAGTTTGAACATCAACAGAGGTCATGGTTTGGAGAGGTGATTCTACTCCCTAGAAAAGATGGACTTGAGTAGTAGTCGTTGAAGTGGTTAATTGTGAGGAGAGTATTGGTTTGACGAATATTTGTGTGGGGGCGACAGCGGCATCGACAGTTGCAGAACCAAGTTTATTGAGGAGCTTCAAGGGTATAGCAGTGGTGATGAGTAAACCAACCGGTACATTGTTGGATCTGTGGTATACTAGCTGCAGATAATTTCAACTATAATTTCCCTCATTCATATGATAGTAAACTTACATATTTGATTTACCcgtaaaatatgatttatacaTTTAGTAacttatcaatacaataaaactagaatGTGTTGCTCTCCTCTTCTGACACATCAGCCTCAACACTGAAGCTGGTATTAACACCTCAGAAAAAATCAGCAgcctatcaaattaaaacagtTAATACATGTCAGCAGTTTAGGGAAGTTGGGATTGAAGTGTTTTGTTAATGAGAAGTGTTAATGGACTGCAATATTGGCCAAAGCCCAAATAAAGAAGTGTGTTGTGTTAGCCATAATAGCTTCTATTTTGCTGTCTAGCATATATGCAAATTTTGGAGTAAGATTTACGGCTCATCAAGTAATATTATAGCTATGGGAAAAGTTTTCTAAAGATATGGTAAATTAAAAGAGTTGTTGGACATAATCTGGATCATGTCAAGATAATTTGTTGAATCACCATAAATTTCTTCaataaataatacaaatttgaagtaaaagtaaaattttctgGAGAGGTAGGGTGTTTTCTTTGGACAACATAATCATCTTtgttataataacatattttgtcTTTGAACTTATTTagttgtttatataattatttttccaGTTATTATGTTatcaatatgatttttatggaaataaaatcaacttttttcaaaaaattttatacaaaacaaataactcaaaccaacatatatatatatatatatatatattataaggcaaaattaatttaagaatTTATTTAAATCTTGATAATgataaatctatattaattcagttattTACTATATTAACTATTAACTAAAATGAAAGTGAAAATAAGTAATTTGTGACGGAATTTAGTTGacttatattttgattttctttatgGATGAGAGTTAAAACATtctttagaataataaaataagatttttgttgttttcttaaagtaaaataatttttcactaaaagaagatacaaaaaagaaaattcataatCTTGTGTTGCTAAGAGGATGTGTCATTCAAGTGGTtatcttataaatattaaaatgcatAAAGTACACAATATAATTTAAGCAAAATCAGAATactaaatttcaatttttaaatgctcaatcttatttatcttaaactataatttattattaaaaatagttcGCATACCAACAagttcaaaacaaattaagaaaaaattacaaacaacatacaaaaagaacacaacaaaatagtaataaaaaaggaaaaaattaaccCTGCGGTGTTGCAAGGGTACTATCctagtattttataattttgaaattttaggaGGAAGAGAGAGTACTCAAAAGGCAAAATTCCAGGTTGGGTTAAGGTGTTTAGTTGTTCTCAAAGCATTGATGTGACGATATGTTGTAGTCAAACCAGCGATTGGCGATAGAAAAACGAACAACGTTTGACCGTTATTGATGGTTTCTGTTGCCAGCGACAACCAAACGAACATGCCGACCGTGATCGTGAACTACATTGAGAGCTTGGTTTCTTCATTGGCTGTCCTTTTAATCGAcacaacaaataaaagaaaaacaaaaaacgatcCAAAGTTCGGAAAGCcctttatttagaaaataattctACGGTTGATTGCCCAAATCGATGGATAAAtgtttacaataaaaattgcataaattAAAGATCTAGACGACCGTGCAAGGCAATCCGCCCTCAGATTAGAGGAATGGGAAATCTTCATCCAGGAGAAaagtgaaaatttgaaataaacatGATTCTTGTTGCTTATTAggttatattatttgatttccttttaattttttggtttatggtcATGCGACctattgatactaggatttttgtgtctcctagcaaGTTCAATTAaacttatgtagttgtagtacttaaggtgtcaatccagttgggaaagtttactatcactcaagatgcaatcaagatgtcacaagttaagccaattcaaaagagtgtttttctaacaatactagaatgatcaaaatgcaaaacggaaatgagtcatagaactagaaacgagaatgcatgacaagaagcaaaaataaataaaaacataaacgagtataagcatgaactaaaaagcaagaaacgaaacagttccaggaatgtaataaaaatcagaaagaaagaagtcctaaggatggggtaattgatgtcggtggagtatcctagtctacagagtgtttaacatacctcaagcaaactatccctaaacaatgaacatcacaacttagctaatccaatctcttggcaaaagctactcagactcaaccacttccatacctagctctcgctagagaaacgtggtcgagcaggcatgacaaacaagttcattcacatcaacaaacatcctagacaagtaatctcttaggctaggaacgtaagtatctgacactagttggtcagacatttcatcaaacaccttttgggtgcggaaatgtctcgaacctagttccaattgatcagagagaaactagtaattctaactctagtccagaagggaatcatacaatcaaagcttaaacactctacatcctaagatcctccacctaatctatcccatcctcaagaactaccacactactcagatccgatgatcatagtcaaggatgcaaacacagaaatcattgaatcaagcataataagatagataaaaataagattaacaactttgtagaaggaatcaaatgcaaaatctcaataaatctcaacgatatcggaatacaagtctgagaacgtGTTTTGGATGCTAGGTTAAAAACCTTCTGGGAACGAAAACgagattaaaagataagatgtctctgcaaagacttaacaaaatgtatatatagtagtccaacatggaaagccctaaaacttaaaacgacaaggtaaagcgtcggttcggtaatctcctgaagcgtgtgaaaccaaacgtctttctttcCGACACGTGCGATCGAGTCCGTGtgcgtcgaatggaatgcaatgtcatcatggctcggacggacgactgaggagcatggctcggacggatgctgGGGATaatggctcggacggacgctggggagcatggcttgGATGGATGCTGgagagcatggctcggacggatgctggggagcatggctcggacggatgctggggacatggctcgatcaaacaagctggagtgcatggcgggggagcatggctcgatcaaacaagctggagtgcgtggctgaggagcatggctcgatcaaacaagctggaaTGCGTggctgaggagcatggctcgagcgtggtgtatacgcatccactaaaacgatgataactcttgaatcacacctccgattgacttgaaataaacggcgttggaaatataactcaattccctacaactttgatgaagacgtcgaaagctaaatcccactcgagtggaacggctcgaacggatgGCTCGGTTGACGCTTCCCGGAAGTGtagtgagattggctcgagagacggttccAGGAGTGTTGTGCAGCGGATGAATCGAGCGatgcgcttccaacgtctcctaaatacttgaaatattccaaaatgcacaatgtatgcaagaatGATGCAAGAATTATATAaccatgcaaagtgtatagaaaagactagaaaatgatacaaaccaatgagttatcctatctaaatgcatgataaaaatagACTAAGGAGAGACAAACTATAGACATATCACCTATCGTGTCTTGTTCtcctttttcatttgtttggtATTTTAGATTActtcaaaatgttattttattgaTAACTTACTACTGTACGGTTCTGAttcttgtttattattattattattattattattattattattattattattattattattattattattattattattattattattattattattattttttttttttttgtttagatagTTGAATTGTCCGGaagttataaaataattgttcGACATACTATTGTTAATTAATGACACTGACTAGTTAGTAGATGAGTATGTTTAAATGTTGGCTTACAAAATACAagacttttttattaaaatggatTACGAACAGAGAAAAGCAATAAAATGCCAACACACAAATATCAACTCTGAAACATCAAACCCAAAACATGAATTACTAGTAAGTTTAGTAGTAACATTCATAGAGTTTAATATCCATTTTGATACGGAAGTACTTATTGCCATCAATGTGATCGGTCGTGAACGTAGCGATCCCACGAGTCATGATGAAATCGCCAGTCCCACCAACGACCGGTAAGTCTCTGGTCGGCTCCATAAACGGATTTTCCCCCATTATGTTCGATGCCCCTTTGTGTTTTGTTGAATTAAATACTACTGACCAAGAGAGCCAAGTGTCGTATTTCGACTTACCgtggtagaagaagaagccttgAACACGAGCCACCGGTTTGGAGAGATAGTTCTCATCCATTGTCACAGGGTTGTCCATTATTATAAACTTCCCAAAATTGAAGTCTCCGAATCCTATAGGGTTCACGATTGCTGCTGAGGTGGCATTGGCCGTGTTATCACCATCATAAGCAACGTTATGGAGGTGGACGACGAAACGCTTGCATGGTTTTGCTAGGTCGAATGGTTTTCGGAAAGATGAGACGGTATTGGATTGGTAAAGTAAAACAgacaagaagatgaaggatGATAATACTTGTTTGTATATTTGTTTTGCCATAGTAGAGGATGAGTAAGTATTATTGATTTTGTTGCGAGTATGAAAGAGGGCTCTGGGAACCTTTATTTATAGTCATAATTCACGTGCTTTCCTTTTTGGggcataaaatttttaaaaatgagagAGACACCTATAATTGGGTTGTTgatataaagattttaaaatcatgtgGATGATTCGATATTAATTGGTTTGactacttatttaattttgatcttGAATTCCTACGTTCTTTCCAAATTGACAGTAAATTTAATCTTGGcttgactttgttttggtatgTAATCCATAACCATGACTATCAAGTAAAGGATGTGTAATTGGTAACATTTGGTGTCTTTGACTTGCTTTGAGATATCAAATCATCTAGTTAGGGAACACATATTTTTATCTATTCTCTAATTGACTGTAAATGCCAAGATATGAGAAGGACTTTATAAGTTCAGatcatattttaagtttatttatattacataacTCTCATATGTTTTCTAAACCGGATGGTCTATTTCGTTCTTCCAAAGTATTTGTTTCGGAAGTCTCTTTTGTAGattatttttctcttgtttggACAACCACTCATAGAATagtattttaatacaatgtgtgattgacaaaaaaataaaataataacacatAATTATATAACATAATATTCACTATGTCAGGTGTTTTCAATGaatattttttgtgaaatttaagTTTATTGTTTCACTATACAAATGGTTGCAATTGTATAACTGTTTTTATCAAGAGTCTAATAC from Camelina sativa cultivar DH55 chromosome 2, Cs, whole genome shotgun sequence includes the following:
- the LOC104719117 gene encoding dirigent protein 13-like is translated as MAKQIYKQVLSSFIFLSVLLYQSNTVSSFRKPFDLAKPCKRFVVHLHNVAYDGDNTANATSAAIVNPIGFGDFNFGKFIIMDNPVTMDENYLSKPVARVQGFFFYHGKSKYDTWLSWSVVFNSTKHKGASNIMGENPFMEPTRDLPVVGGTGDFIMTRGIATFTTDHIDGNKYFRIKMDIKLYECYY